In Acidobacteriota bacterium, the genomic stretch GGATTGACCTCGGCCCGGGGCGAGAGGAGGTCGGGCAGCGGAAATTCGTCGAGTTCGCGAGGAGCTCGGGATCTCCCGAAACGACCGTCGGTAAAAATCATCGAACCGATTCGATCCATCACTGAACGATCCGGGTACTTTCGCGGATCCCCCTGAATCCTGTCTTCCGGGCCATGGCGAACACCCCGGCGGAGGTTGGACGATCGAATGACCATCCGGAGAAGTCTACTCCTGTCGATGCGTGATCGGCTGGAGGATCTGTCGGACGAGGAGGATTGATGGCTGGAATTGACTGGAATTCAGTTTCCACATACGTGGCATCAGATACGGCCGCCTTCTCCGAGGTGCATCAGGCAGCCGGGTCAACGCTGTCCGACCGAGGACGGAGACGAGATTCACGCGATGAAGACTCCTGGTGCGGTGCATCGCCCTCCGCGGTAGGAGGCTCCTAAACAAAACGCGTCGGTGTTACCGTGAGGTGGTGATGGCTGGAAGCGAAAGCGGCGGCGGGTTCGTGGCATGAGTGATGGGTACGCTCCCTCCTCTCGAAGCGAAGCCGTTCAGCTCGACGCGGATGACCCGCTGTTGGAGTTTCGCGACCGCTTCATTTTGCCGGAGGGCATCGTCTACCTGGATGGCAATTCTCTCGGCCCGCCGATGCACGGCACGATCGCGAGAGTCAATGAGGTGCTGGAGGGCGAGTGGGGTGCCCACCTTGTCGAGAGTTGGACCCGACACGACTGGATCGATCTGCCGGAGCGCGTTGCCGACGCGATCGCGGGTCTGATCGGCGCCGGGGCGGACGAGATCGCAGTCGCCGACTCGACGTCGGTGAACATCTTCAAGCTGCTCGGTGCGGCGTTGCGCCTGCGGCCCGGAAGACGGACCATCCTTTCGGAAAAGGGGAATTTCGGAACCGACCTCTACATCGCTCAGGGATTGGCAAATCTGCTCGGCAACGGGACGACCCTGCGGATGGTGGGGCGGTCGGAGATCGCGTCGGCCCTGGATGACACAGTCGCGGTTCTGATGCTCACCCACGTCGATTTCCGTACCGGTGAGAGGCACGACATGCAGGAGTTGACCGCGGCGGTACACGGGGCCGGTGCACTGGTTCTCTGGGACCTGGCGCACTCCGCTGGCGCGATGCCGGTCGATCTCACGGGCAACGAGGCGGATCTCGCCGTGGGTTGCGGCTACAAGTACCTCAACGGCGGACCTGGGGCGCCAGCATTCGCATTTGTTGCGCGACGCCATCACCCACGGCTGAATTCCCCGTTGTGGGGCTGGATGGGCCACGACGCGCCCTTCGAGTTCGATTCGGCCTACCGCCCGGCGGGCGGGGTTGGCAGGCTGCGCGTCGGCACGCCTCCGATTCTCAGCCTGGTTGCCCTCGAGTGCGGGGTGGCCGGAGTGTCCGAGATTGGCGTCGAAAGGTTGCGGGCGAAGTCAGTGGCACTGACAGAATGTTTCATCAACCTGGTGGAGAGGGACTGCAGGGAATATGACCTCGAGATCGTCACGCCGCGCGAATCACATCTTCGCGGGAGCCAGGTCTCTCTTCGACACCCGGACGGGTATCCGATCATGCAGGCGTTGCGAGCGGCGGGCGTGATTGGCGATTTCAGGGTGCCGGATCTCCTCCGCTTCGGTTTCGCTCCAGCCTACGTACGCTTCGTCGACGTGTGGGATTCGGTGTCGGCCCTGCGTGAAATCATGGGCTCCGAGAGGTGGAAGGATGCCGCTTTTCAGAAACCATCCAAGGTGACATGAGGTGTGGGGCGTCCCAATTGTCCTCCTGTCGATCGCGACCGCCTGCGTGGGCGCCATGGGTGACGATCAGCCCGTGATGACAGCAGCTGAGTTGGGTGCTCTGCCGCATCCCGCAGCGGATCATCGACTCCGCTACGGCAATGAACCGTCACAGTTTGGCGAGCTGCGGCTGCCGCCAACACTCGGACCGCACCCGGTGGTGATCGTGATCCACGGCGGCTGCTGGCTGGCCGAGTACGGTCTCGATTACATGTCCGCCTTTTCCGACGCCCTGGCCGCAGCCGGAGCCGCTACCTGGAGCATCGAGTACCGGCGGGTGGGGGACCAGGGAGGTGGCTGGCCAGGGACATTCGTCGACGTCGGGCGGGCCGCGGACCACCTGCGAGAAATTGCGCCACAGTACGATCTCGATCTCGATCGAGTCGCTGCGGTCGGCCATTCGGCTGGTGGACACCTGGCCCTGTGGCTCGCAGGCCGCGCCGGGTTGGAGAGGGACGATCCGCTTCGTGGGAGTTTGCCAATCAGGCTGAGCGGTGTCGTTACACAGGCCGGAATCCCGGATCTTGCGTCATACACATCCCCGGACGGCTGCGGATCGGCGGTGCCGGGTCTGCTTGGCGGAGATCCCCCTTTTCCGCTGCAACTGCTGCGACGCTCCTCGCCGGTGGAGATGTTGCCTCTAGGGGTCGACACGACGTTGGTCATTGGTGATCGCGACACGATCGTGCCCTCGAGTCAGGCGCGATCGTTTGCCGATGCGGCGCGGCGGATGGGTGAGACGGTGGTGGTCACCGAGATCGCCGGTGCCGGTCATTTCGAGCTGGTGGATCCTTCCCACCCGGGGTTCCGCGTGATTCGGGAAGCAATTTTCGGCATCCTCGCGCGCTGATCGTGGCGGATCTCTCAGTCGAGGCCGACCGAAAACATGCCATCGAGATCGTGGCGAGAGTAGGTCCGAAATGCGATCAGAGTTTCAGAGGATTCGACTCCTTCGGCCTGCAGCAACTCCTCGGTGACGAGCCTCGCGATGTGGGCGTCGTCGCGAGCCCGAATGATCGCTACAAGGTCGTACTGGCCGGCAACCGAGTAGACCTCCGAGATCCCTTCCAAGTCAGCGAGTTCCTCCGCCACCTGGTTGATTCTGTCGCGTTTCAGCTTGAGAAGAACGATTGCGTTGACCATGGTGCCTCCCCTCGGGGCCCGGCGCTTTGATGCTCTGGTCGCCCATCATACCGTTCCTCCCATACTCTATGATGTGGATCGCTGTCGGGCACCCTCACCGATGGCATCGAGGATGGAAACCGCGGAGTGGGGACCGATGTTGGAGCTGAACTGATATGGCTGAAATTCTCACGGAATCTGAGCTCGCGCAACGCTGGATGCTCGATCCGGACGTGATTTTCCTCAACCACGGGTCGTTCGGGGCGACGCCCATCGCGGTGCTCGAGGAACAGGCGCGGATTCGCCACCGGATTGAGACCGAGCCGCTCCAGTTCTTCGATCACCATTACCTCGACGAGCTCGACCGCGCGCGAGCTGTCCTTGGCGAGTTCCTCGGAGCGACGACCGACGGCCTCGCATTCCTGACGAATGCCACAACCGGTGTCAACACCGTCCTCAACAACATCCGGCTGCAGGAGGGTGAAGAGCTGCTGGTCACGGACCACGAGTACAACGCCTGCCGCAACGCGATCAACGCAGCCGCAGAGCGCGCCGGGGCGCGAGTCCTCGTCGTGCGGATCCCCTTTCCGCTGGCGAGCGAAGACGAGGTGGTGGAGAGGATTCTGGATGGGATCTCGGAAAGGACGAGGCTGCTGTTGGTCGATCACGTGACGAGCCAGACCGGCCTCGTGCTGCCGATCGGTCGGCTGGTCCGTGAGGTACAGGGGAAAGGTGTCGATGTGTTGGTCGACGGCGCCCACGCACCGGGGATGGTGAGCCTCGACCTGGATGCCCTGGGTGCGGCCTACTACACCGGAAACTGTCACAAATGGCTGTGCGCACCGAAGGGGGCGGCATTCCTCTATGTGCGGGCCGATCTCGTCGAAGGTCTCAGACCACTGGTCATCAGCCACGGCGCCAACGCTGGAGCCGAAACCAGATCCCGTTTCCACCTGGAGCATGACTGGACCGGCACGCGCGACCCGAGTGCCTGGCTTGCGGTGCCGTCGGCGTTGCGCGAAATGGAGTCGATGGTCGAGGGGGGGTGGGAGGCCGTACTGCGTCGTAACCGAAAGCTCGTTCTAAAGGGTCGCGAATCGCTGTGCGAGACGCTCGGTATCGACCCACCATGTCAGGAATCGATGATCGGAAGCCTCGCATCCCTTCCCTTGCCGGCGGGTGACGACGGCTCGGTCAACGAGCTATTCCCATTCGATCGGTTGCAGGAACGCCTGTTCACCGATTTTCGAATCGAGGTGCCGGTGATCTCGTGGCCGTCACCACCCAACCGCGTGATTCGAATTTCGGCACAGCTCTACAACCGCCCAGAGCAGTACGAGATGCTAGGGGAGGCGCTCCGCGTGCTGCTCGAGATCTGAATTCAGCGGGCCGGGAATCG encodes the following:
- the kynU gene encoding kynureninase, encoding MSDGYAPSSRSEAVQLDADDPLLEFRDRFILPEGIVYLDGNSLGPPMHGTIARVNEVLEGEWGAHLVESWTRHDWIDLPERVADAIAGLIGAGADEIAVADSTSVNIFKLLGAALRLRPGRRTILSEKGNFGTDLYIAQGLANLLGNGTTLRMVGRSEIASALDDTVAVLMLTHVDFRTGERHDMQELTAAVHGAGALVLWDLAHSAGAMPVDLTGNEADLAVGCGYKYLNGGPGAPAFAFVARRHHPRLNSPLWGWMGHDAPFEFDSAYRPAGGVGRLRVGTPPILSLVALECGVAGVSEIGVERLRAKSVALTECFINLVERDCREYDLEIVTPRESHLRGSQVSLRHPDGYPIMQALRAAGVIGDFRVPDLLRFGFAPAYVRFVDVWDSVSALREIMGSERWKDAAFQKPSKVT
- a CDS encoding alpha/beta hydrolase, producing the protein MTAAELGALPHPAADHRLRYGNEPSQFGELRLPPTLGPHPVVIVIHGGCWLAEYGLDYMSAFSDALAAAGAATWSIEYRRVGDQGGGWPGTFVDVGRAADHLREIAPQYDLDLDRVAAVGHSAGGHLALWLAGRAGLERDDPLRGSLPIRLSGVVTQAGIPDLASYTSPDGCGSAVPGLLGGDPPFPLQLLRRSSPVEMLPLGVDTTLVIGDRDTIVPSSQARSFADAARRMGETVVVTEIAGAGHFELVDPSHPGFRVIREAIFGILAR
- a CDS encoding Lrp/AsnC ligand binding domain-containing protein, whose product is MVNAIVLLKLKRDRINQVAEELADLEGISEVYSVAGQYDLVAIIRARDDAHIARLVTEELLQAEGVESSETLIAFRTYSRHDLDGMFSVGLD
- a CDS encoding aminotransferase class V-fold PLP-dependent enzyme, translated to MAEILTESELAQRWMLDPDVIFLNHGSFGATPIAVLEEQARIRHRIETEPLQFFDHHYLDELDRARAVLGEFLGATTDGLAFLTNATTGVNTVLNNIRLQEGEELLVTDHEYNACRNAINAAAERAGARVLVVRIPFPLASEDEVVERILDGISERTRLLLVDHVTSQTGLVLPIGRLVREVQGKGVDVLVDGAHAPGMVSLDLDALGAAYYTGNCHKWLCAPKGAAFLYVRADLVEGLRPLVISHGANAGAETRSRFHLEHDWTGTRDPSAWLAVPSALREMESMVEGGWEAVLRRNRKLVLKGRESLCETLGIDPPCQESMIGSLASLPLPAGDDGSVNELFPFDRLQERLFTDFRIEVPVISWPSPPNRVIRISAQLYNRPEQYEMLGEALRVLLEI